The sequence below is a genomic window from Desulfopila inferna.
CCCATCGACCTGCTCTGCCGTATTGATGACCGTCTTCCCTCCCAAATCTGCGGCGACGCCGGCCGATATCGCCAGGTGCTGCTCAACCTGCTCGGCAATTCAGCAAAGTTTACCGATAAAGGGGAGGTGGAACTAAGCATTCAGGTGGAAGAGGAAACCGAGAGTCACCTCACCTTGCATACCGCCATCCATGATACCGGTATCGGCATCGCAAGCGATAAACTCGACATCATCTTTGAACCATTTAAGCAGGCTGACGGCAGTACAACCCGCAAATATGGGGGCACCGGTCTGGGTCTGTCCATCTGTAGAAGAATTGCGCGACTGATGGACGGAATGATCTGGGCTGAAAACAATGCCGAGCAGGGAACTACCTTCCATTTTACAGCTCGACTGAAGAAGGCCGACGTAAGGCCTGAATCTGCCCCAACCTTTTCTGATTTACAGGATATCCGGGTGCTCATCGTTGACGACAATGCCCGAGGCTCAGCTATTATTGCCGATATGCTCAATAGTGCAGGCTTAAAGGTGGATGTTGCAAGAGACGGCAGCGCGGCTGTGCAAATGTTGAATAAAGCACATCGACAAAATGCTCCCCATGACCTTTGTATTATTGACCTGGAGATATCCGGTATGTCCGGCTATGAATTCGCTGAAAACGTCAGAGACCTTTCTTTTGGAGGCAAGACGATTCCACTGTTGGCCTATACATCCGCCACGGAAAATATCACCAAAAGAGGCAGGGAGAGCGGTATTACCGGTTTTCTTACCAGGCCGTCAAGAAAACAGGTAATGCTCAGGACAATTTCCCGGCTGCTGGGCGAATCCGACCTGGAGGAGAAGGATCGAAAAAATACAGCAGCCCGGTATATCGCTCCGAGGGAGCTCAAGCAACCGTTGAAACTGCTGCTGGCGGAAGATAATCCAGTGAACCGGAAACTTGCCAAAGTAATTCTGACAATGGCGGGATATTCTCTTGATATCGTCAATAACGGCAAAGAGGCGGTCGAGACCTATACACGATCACCCAAAGAATTCGATGCCATCCTTATGGATATCCAGATGCCGGAGATGGACGGTCTCACAGCCACCAGGAAGATTCGGCAGGCGGGTCACGATTCTATACCCATCATAGCGATGACGGCCAATGCCATGAAAGGGGATCGTAAAATTTGTCTCGAAGCCGGAATGACCGATTATATAACCAAGCCGATAAAACGGGAAATCGTCTATTCCGTGTTGGAAAAATGGCTCCTTGATAAACAGGAAAATTCTTTCTTAAATTAACCATGGTATCAAAATTCTCACCATCCCGATTGATCATTTGGGCGGATAAAGTACCCGACAAAAAATCTCTGCACTATAGAGTTATTCACACTTTCTGCCGTATTTTTCTCATAACTCTCCAGGAATTCAAGAGAAACGAGCTTGCCCTCAGAGCGGCGGCACTTACCTTTACCGTCATGCTCTCACTGGTACCCATACTTGCCATGAGCACTGCCGTGGTCAAAGGACTCGGAGGAACCGATCAACTGAAAGAAGTTATCTACAGTTATGTGAGAACGCTCGAGAGAGACCAGCCGACATCCCATCTCGATCCTGAACAGGGTATATCGCAGGACATTGAAATGCTGGAATCAAGCCTTACCCAACACCTCTACTCCGCCGTTGACCGGATCTTCGACTATGTAGAAAGAACAAATTTTACCACTCTGGGCACGGTTGGAGTTGCGGGAATACTGTTAAGCGTTGTTTTGGTTCTGGGCAACATCGAGATGGCCATGAATGCCATCTGGCATGTGGAGAGCGGTCGATCGGTGATGCGGAAAATATCCGACTACCTCGCCCTGATCGTCCTCATGCCTATCTCCATGAACATTGGTCTGGCAGCCAGTGCCGTACTGATGAACGAGTCTCTTCTCATCAAATTCTCAATTTTGATGCCTATGGACTGGATCCAGGCCATCATTCTCAACCTGATACCCATATTTTTTCTTGCCCTGACCCTCTATGTTATTTACCTCTTTTTTCCCAATACCAAGGTAAAAACCATACCTGCCGTTATCGGAGCCCTGTTTGCCGGATTTTTCTGGTTTGAAGTACAGAATCTTTATATGAGCCTGCAGATCGGTGTTTCCAAATACAACGCCATTTATGGCTCTTTTGCTACCCTGCCCCTCTTTCTGATGTGGATCTATTTCGGCTGGATTTTTATTCTCTTAGGCGCTCAAATTGCCTTTGCCTATCAAAACAAGGATGTCCTGCGATTAGTAGATCTCCAAACTCAGCCGAGCCTGAAGCTTGCGGTGGCTTTTGATCTTCTCGACTATGCCTATGACAGCTTTGATGAGGGAAAATCCGTCTCCGTAGAACTTTTTTCCAAACGATATCCGATGCATGATCTCACCCTGGTGCAGGATATTCTGGACCAGCTCAAGAAGAACAATCTTCTGCACACAGCCGCAGACAATTCCTCTATCAGACCTTCCATCCCCAGAGAAAAGCTTGATCAGCGCAGGATCATCAAAGCGATCATCGGTACTACCTACAGTGAGACAGAGGGTGGCAGAAAAAGCTGCAGAATATTGGAGAATGCGGCAAATTCGGCCGCAGGAGCTCCCGGAAACGAGGAAGCGAAAAAGATGTAAATTGCTTAACTTTCTGCCTGTTCAAGCCGAAAATACTGTAGGACAGATCATTTAAGAATATTATTCATCTTTGATGGACTCGTAAAAATTTCGACCTTCGTCGTTGTAGATCTGAAACGGTGATAACACTACCGTATGCGTATGTACTGCTAAATCGCCATTTCAGTTATAACACCAGAGATATTGAGCTTTCTCGAAGTCGGAATTTATGCCCGTATGGGTGCTTATCGCGGAGTCCATCTCGGCCACTTCGATGGTTTTTTTTACGAGATCATCATCTTTGGCTACAGGGACGGGCAGGGATAAAAAACCTATGGCAATTACTGTTTCAGTTGGTTCCGGAAAAGGCGGCACGGGGAAAAGCATGGTTCTGGCAAATCTGGCCTTGCTGCTCGCCAGGGAAGGCAGACGCGTATGTGTGGTCGATCTTGATGTCGGCGGGGCAAACGCGCATATATTCTTCGGTCTTTTTGAACCACAATACAGCCTAACCGACTTTCTCACCCGCAAAGTCGACAACTTAAATGATGTTGCTTATTGCCTCGATGCCTTTTACGATCTCAAGCTCATACCCGGCACGGGAGATACCCTGCAGAGCGCCAACATGAGTTATCAGGAGAAAATGAGACTGCTTAGAGGAATAAAGGCAATTGATGCCGATATTGTTCTGATAGATGTCGGTGCGGGAACAAATTACCACTCCCTTGATTTTTTTATGGCGGCCGATCTGCAGATCTGCATTACCATGCCGGAACCCACGGCAATTATGGATTTTTACAGGTTTATCCAACTGGCCACTCTGCGCAAAGCCCTCACCAGTTTTCTCTCCCAGAGTGAGGTCAGCAAAACCCTGAAGCAGCACAATTTCCAGACAATCACGGAAGTATTTGAGCTGGCGGAGGAAATAGAGGAAGGTTCCCGCGGGAAAATCCAGGATGAACTCCAGTCATTCCATCCTCTTCTCATTATCAATAAAGTCGTCCCGGGCTCCAAGCTCAACAGTTTGAAATTAAAAAAAATGGCCTCGAAATATCTGGGAATCTATCTTCCTGAACTGGGTGAGATTCCCGCCGATGCACTTGTGGGTGAATCCCTCCAGGCCTATATGCCGATCTGCGAATATTCTCCGAAAGCCGACGCCTCGCTGGCGCTTCTGGTAATATGGCAGAAATTGACAAAAATTATCGATCTCTGCAAGAAGTAACAGCGGCTGACGTCACTGCCCGGTCAAAGCCTCGAGCCGCTTTCGAAAATGGCGCAGCATCGAAGCGGCACCGCCCTGAAAGAAATAGTCACTATGTGCACTACCATTCCCTTGCACATTGGTCAGGGCAGTTTTGACGATATTGAACTCATAGATCATGCCTCCTGAAAGCTTGACCTGCTCCGGCAGAGCCGCGGCGGGGTAAACCTGTGCAGAAGTTCCAATCACCATGAGCAGATCGCAATGATGAAGAAGGTCATTGATTTCTTCATAGCAACGCACGTCTTCTCCGAAGAGCACCACATCGGGTTTTAGAATATGCCCACACCACCGGCAGCGCGGCAGACTGTTGTCCTCCAGCAATGATGCCGCAGGCTTACTGGTATCACCGCAGTTGAGGCACTGGAGATAACGGTGATTCCCATGAATCTCCAGAACATTTTCGCTACCGCTTTCCTGATGGAGATTATCTATATTCTGGGTTATAACACCGCGAAGAAAACCTTTTCTTTCCAGATCCGACAGGACCAGATGGGCGTGATTGGGCTTTTTCCCGAGAAGACCCCGGCCCAAAGCCCGGAAAAGTTTCCAGGACTTCTCTGGATTACGTCGAAAAACGGCGATGCTGCCATACTCTTCAGGCGGATATCTGGACCACAAGCCTCCGGGACTGCGAAAATCATCAATGCCGCTCTCCACGGAAACTCCCGCGCCGGTCAAGGCTACGGCCTTTTTGGCTTTGATGAAACAGTCAACGGCTTCATCGCAAAAGTTCTTCTCTGAAGATGTAATTATTTTCATACACGGAATACCGATATTTAGTTACAGGCGTCTTTTACTCACGATATCTTGTTCAATCCTCAGCGAATCGGGCTAAAACAGAAAAGAGCTCAGCCTTAATTCGCGCATGATTGTTATGAAGCAATCAAATGATGATCTCGTAAAAAGTCATCGAAGTTGCCGAGATGGACTCTCTCTCAATCTCCAGCCACATCGTTGTATCGTGCTGTTTACGAGTTTTTCAATCAATGACGATTGCGCAGGATGCGCATGCTCAGGACTCCAATTCCCGACAGTGCCAGGCCGACACAGAACAGCAGATAACCAAGCGGTGCCCCCTCACCCAATCCCCACAGGTTTTTAGTCTTCATAAAAAAGATAAGCCCGATACCGCTGAAAACAGCCAGTCCTCCAATAATATAAACGACGATGGAGACGGCCGATAAAATAATCACCTTGTCCATTTCCCACCCTGAAATCTCAGGACTGACAGAACGAGCCGACAGTCCTGATAATCATTGGCCACTAGAGATGTTGTCCACCTGCAACGAAGGCATAAAACATCAGCAAAAGCAGGATAATACCGACGAAAAGGGCCAGAAAACCAAAGCCTTTGATAAAGAAATCGTAGGCTATTCCGCTTGGCTTTTCTTTGATGTATCGATCCAAGATGCCCATTTCTTCGTAGCGTTTCCACTGATCCGTCCGTTCTTCGATAAACTCCTCCTTACTTATCTCACCGTTGAAGATGACAAAATCCATGGGAAACTTCTCAGGCCGCATATGAGTATTGAAAAAATGAATGGTAAAGATAAAGCCGGTTGCCAACAGGGCTTCATCCGAATGAACAATGGTTGCCACATTAAGCGCCCAGCCGGGCAGAACGGTTGCGAAGTACTCTGGAAACCAGAGCATCAGTCCTGAACCTCCAATAACGAACATACCCCAGAAGACGGCGAAGAAGTCAAATTTTTCCCAATATGTCCAACGCTCAAAGCTGGGTTTGGGACCGAGAAAGAAAAACCAGCGAAACATAGCGGAAATGTCGCGAACATCACGCATATTCGGGAACAGGGATTCCGGTCCGAAAAGCCGCTCCAGGAATTCAGCCGGTGAACGCAGCCCGCTAAAAAGAAATTTAGTGCTCATCACCAGAGCGCTGAAGAAGTAAAGGAAGGTGATAATTACCCCGACCCGGTGGAGAAGTGCCGCATTGGCAGCCCCACCAAAAAATCCCATCAGCAGCGGCGCCCACTCCTGTCCCGCGAACTTGAGGGGGATTCCGGTCAACGCCAGCAGCAGAAAACTGATGATCACCAGCAAATGCAGAAATATATGAATGCTCCTAAAGCGGCGATACATTTTGTGTGCTCCTGCTATCACAGGTGCCCGTCCGGTCGCCAGCAACCGTTTTTTCTCCCGATTCTCGACAAAACCACGAAACATCCAGAGCAGAGTATGAATCCAGAACACCGCAAAGGTGGCAACCAGCAGGGTGGTCATGCCGACATAGGTATAGTAGAGGATAGGATATTGCTCCCTGTTGGTCATATCGCCATGGGCATGAAATTTGACAAACTGCGCCGACGAGTTGGGATGGCACTGGCCGCAGGTAGTTATCAGATTATCAGGATGTAAACTCGACTCAGGATTTTCCTCGGCCAGAATTGCATGGGAAGTGTGGCAATCCGAACAACCGGCTACCTGCTCCGGATAACCAAGCATATAGTTCTTTCCATGATAGCTGTTCAAATATGTAGCAACGGCAACGGTGGGAACACCATTACGCTCCATCATGTCTTCATCGGCATGGCATTTCAGGCAGACATCGGTATGGAAATCCCGGGACTCAGGGTGTTCCAGCTCGTCGAATCCCTTAACCAGGTGGAGATTGTGGCAATCCATACAGGAGGCGGAATCGCTATTATCCGCCTGAACCGCCGTGCCGTGAACGGATTCTTCGTAAACTTCGAGAATTTCATCATGGCACTCGCCACATTTAGCCGCGGCAATGCTCTTGTCTCCCTGCCATGGGGTCACGGTATGAATATCGCTGTGACAGGTTGAACAATCAATTCCGTTGAGTTGGTGCACACTCGCGTAGTGTTGCGCTGTTACTTCCTTATGGCAGCGGACACACTCGACTGGCTCCGGCATAAGTTCGCCTTCCATATGGGCTTCTTCATCAATCAAATCGGCATGGCAGGAGACACAGCCATTAGGTCCATGAACAGAAGCTGTGAATTCTTCGGCGGAAACCACATCTTCGTGACACATCAGGCAGGTTTCGACCGAGGCTGGAACAGCGGCGACCCCAAAGGAAGGCAAACTCCAGAGCAAAAGTGCAAGAAGTGCATAACGGAACGGAACCTTAGGCATAGGGAATCTCCTTGGAAAGGTTTTTTAAATCACTCACTCCAAACGGGAAAACCACAATAAAGCACTCTTTGAGCAGCATTGTAGCTGCAAAAAGTCAGCCGAAATAAAGAAAAGACTTTTCTACGCCGCCTGCCACACCTTAACAGCCATCCCCCTTGCTCTGAGTTCTGAAGGGACATCAAACGATCGAGTTCATGGAGATTGACTCAGAGCTGAAGAACAACAAAAATCATTGTTACCTCAACCTATTAACTTATACAGAGAGTGATAGTCAATCGAAAAAAAAATTGCATAGGCAACAGATAACTCGGCTTTTCCATCCTCCCCACAAAAGTGGTATAATTCGACAGGCGTTGAGAAATGCTACCACTAAGATCAGTTACTTTACGGAAATGCTTTGTTATTTCAGGAAGGCACCCGGACTGCTCAAAACTGGAAATATCTCGAACACGCGTTATGTTGATGATCTCCTAAAAAGTCATCCAGACTGTCGAGTCCATCTATGTAGTTTTTCTACTGAGACGAGATTACATAGATTTTGCATAATATGTGCACGATGGTATACTTTTAGTTTAGATAATATTTTTATTTTGAAATGAATTGTGCCACATGGTAGTATCTGGTCTGTTTTTACTCAACAAAACGGGTGTAATTGATTACATCGTATTCCGGTTGGTCAACGCATAAATTGATAATTAATACAGTGAGGACAAAATATGGCGGAGAAAATACCTGAATCACCTGATCAGTCGGAAAAGCAAAAATACCGGGACGAGCTCCCCCTGCTCGACAAATTTGGTCTTTCCGTGCAAACACCGCTTGGCCTTATCGGAATTGCCCTGACCACCATCTGTTTTTTGCTGACCCTGCTCGGCATGGTTCTGCATGCGACAGGGTTGATGGAAAACGCCTATGCAGCGATAGTAACTTTTCTGGTATTTCCCGCAGGTGCGGTCCTGGGTCTTTTGCTCATCCCCGTTTCCGCTTATTTCCGCCGCAAGAAATGGTTTGGCGACAGCATTAACAAACCAAATCTCATCATTGACTTCGGCAAGAAAAAACATCGGCAGATGGTCATTCTTGTAATCGTACTCTCTTTGGTAAATATAGGAATTTTTTCCCTGGTAATATATCAGGCCTATCATTTCACCGAGTCGGACTATTTCTGCGGAGTTGTCTGTCACTCTGTCATGGAGCCCGAATATACAGCATATCAGCGTTCCCCTCATGCTAAAGTAGGCTGCGTCTCCTGCCATATAGGCTCCGGTGCCGAATGGTACGTCAAGGCAAAATTATCAGGACTTCGCCAGGTTAATGCTACTATTACAGGAGATTACAACACTCCTATTCCGGCACCCGTTGAACATCTTCGACCGGCTCGTGATACCTGTGAAGAATGCCACTGGCCTGAGAAGTTTCACGGCAAGATGGTAAAGGAATTCGTAAGCTTTTCCAATGATGATCAGCAGGATCCCTTGATCGATGAAGTCGCGCTGCATATAGGCGGGAGGAATCCCATCACTGAAAGATTCGAGGGAATCCACTGGCATGTTTCCGACAACGTCAAAGTTGAATATGAATCTCTCAATGAGAAACGGACAGAGATAGGCAGGGTGAAAGTCACGAGACCATCGGGGATCACGGAAGAATTCTCCAGGGGTGACACGGAACCCTCGGAAAATCAGGATGTGGAGTGGCGTACCATGGACTGTATCGACTGCCATAATCGACCGGCGCATATCTACGATAATCTTGAGGAGACGGTGGACTTTGGATTGCAGAGTGAACAAATTGAACCGTCGATAGAGGGTATTCGCGAAGACAGCATCACTGTACTGCAGGCAGACTACGTTTCAAGGGCTGAGGCCAGGGAGCAGATTATAGAAAACCTGCTCTTACTACAGGCTGAGCGTAACGGTTCCGATTTTGTCACTGATAATCGCCAGGCTCTTCTTGATTCCGGAGCATATCTTCTCAAGTCCTATCTTGGCAATATCTGGCCAAGAATGGATATAACATGGGGCACCTACAAATCACACCTTGGCCATCAGTTTGAAGATGAAGGATATGGATGTTTTCGCTGTCACAATGAGGAGCATGAAACGGAGTTTGGGAAAACTATATCCCAAAGCTGCGATCTCTGTCATGACTATCCGGAGTAAACAGCTGTAATGGACACGTAAAGAAACAAGGCTGCCGCGGGAGAGAAGAACACCACGGCAGTCTCTTTATTCCTGTCTACTCTGCCTGTGTTTTTTCGGCGGCCCATTGCCCCAGAGATTCCCTGGGGTTAAAGCGGGAATGCTTATGCAGTTCCTGAAAAAGTTTGCGCTCTTCCTCGGTAGGCTCACTGGGAACGTGGACCTCTATGACCACTAACAGATCTCCGGCTCCGCCATGTTTATGAGGCAAACCTTTACCCCTGACTCTTAATTTCCTGCCGGTGCGGCATCCCTTGGGAATGGAGAGATGTATCTTGCCTTTGATGGTTTCAACTGTAATTTTTGCTCCCAAGACAGCTTCCCAGGGTGAGACCGGCACTGTCGTTAGAAGATCGTACTCCCGCAGCGTGAACCGGGGATCCGGCCGCACCTTAATCTGCAAAAGCAGATCACCCGCTGGACCACCTCCCACGCCCTTTTCTCCTTTACCGGCAAGCCGGATAACCGATCCGTCTTTCAGCCCCCTTGGCATTTTTAACTGAACCGTATGTTCTACCGGCCGCAGTGTTCTGCCCGAACGCTCCATGGAACTCCAGCTTATGTTTTTTGCCGCACCATGGATGAGTTCATCCAGGCTCACCTCCAGCTCAGCCTCGACCGTCCTTCCCGTTGAGCGGTAAGCCCTGCTTTGCTGGCTTCCGCCAAATATGTTGGAGAAAATATCTTCGTATTCTTCTCGACCAAAAGGATCCCCCCTCTGGGCATCTCTGAAGCCGCCGCCATATTCCCTCCACTGATTCTGTGATGCCCAATCTTCGGATGGTTCGGCTTGGCGTCCGGCCTCCTGCCATCTGGCTCCGTAACGATCATAGAGTTTCCGCTTTTCCGGGTCGGATAGAACGCTTTGAGCCTCATTGATTTTCTTAAAGAGATCCTCCCCACCTTTTTCCTTATTCACATCCGGATGGTATTTTCTCGCAAGCTTACGATAAGCCTTTTGTATTTCCTCCTTGGTGGCCGAGCGGGAAACACCTAATAATTTATAATAATCTTGCGAATTCGACATAAGCAGATGAACCCGGTTGTTTTTCTACTTTTTCATCACCACCCGTTGCCTAAAAAAAATAAGACAGCGCCATCGTTCTGTCAAAACATTACCATCTAAAAATAATTCATGTTTTTAGTTATTTAAGCTATCACTGGCACTCTCCGGCAAAAACTGCCAAAGTCGTGCTTCATCTCATCACATATCTAACCCGATACCTGAGGATGTTTGAATCCTTTGCATCGACCTTTACCTTCCAGGATACGGTTGTTGCATTTTCTTTCTGGTGACTCAGTGTTTCTTCCAGTATCTCCCAGTCACCGGGAAGATTTTCCTTTACGTTTACAACAACCGGCTGATCCTTTCCATTCTTCAGGGTGATTTCGTAACCACTTTCGAAAACTCTGCTTTGATCGTTTTCGCCCTTAATGATAGTAAAATCTGTCTGAATTCTATCGGCGGTAACATCAAAGGATCGGCCGAGCTGAATTTCGATGAGTTCGTTTTCAGGTGTATGGTCGATACCATCTTCACCAATGAACTGCGCAAAACCGGAACTATCCTGCTTATAAACCCTCACCGTTCCGGCTGGTTTTGGTGAACCGAAGTTCGATTCAGCATCGTTTTTGATCTGCAGGAAAATCTCGACACCTACATCTTTTTCTATTTGACCGATTCTGGACCAGTAATAATTTTGATTAGGAGACTCCAGCACCATTTCCTTGGAAACAACACCATTCTCCCGAAGCAGGGATATCTGTTTAGACTGATTAGCCAGAAGCGAGGTCATCCGCTCGATGGTATAGAGGTGATACTCAAACATGGATTCGCGTCGCATCTCCTTATTGTTTTCAGCGCGACGCGGCTGGGCCATATCGGCGGCAGCAAATGACATCATCTCCCTTTGCGGCTCCGCTCTATGCACTTCACCCGCTATAAGCTGCAGCTCGGCATCTCTGTAATCGATACCGCTGTTGTTGATCACAGTCACCCACCCCTGCAGGTCGACTCTGTCCTCGGCCTCGTTAAGCTCAGCCACATAGTCGGCTTTCCACGACAAGCCCTCAGTAAGATACGAAAGCTCGACTTGCTCCAGAGTTACCCCATCACCGTCCAGCAACATTGTAAGAGTTGGTTTATCCCGTAAGGTCTCGGGAATTCCAGGATAAAGAATACGGCCGTCGATATCCGTCTCAATATGATCCTCCACCTGCAACACCACACCATTTACGTTGCTTAAGATGACAGCTTTTACATGGTATTCCTCACCGGTTTTCTCATTCTTCCGGACAATTGTTACCTCACTGCCGACGTATTTCTGCAATAATGCCTGCGGAGAGAGTAAATCAAATTCATAATTCTGCTCGATTACATTCAGACCTTCGCCTTTCAGGACTGCCGTAGCCGGCAGAATCTTTGGGCTTATCCCTTCAAAAGACAGTCTCTTTTCCCCGTCAAGCAACTCAAC
It includes:
- a CDS encoding response regulator, with the translated sequence MTDPLSLFSKDSGFKDEIQTLLHYLEKNLPGGVCHCLDSNENLISITSAAEADTMQRKLLRSFVSPRIPVTPVESAPGGFLCVGIPAYRCHLFYREPDGVPISPDRLLLFKTILSLYFTTLEREKLSRKLTIQKTQFGRKFQVLDNKYQDMLIETQKGHMMIQEQQEKYSRTLQSEIEQQTQQLRKAKSAAEAANVAKSQFLAAMSHEIRTPMNGVIGFTDILLTTELGEEQQESALIIKRSGEALLNIINDILDFSKIEAGQMELESIDFDPDVIAHDVCELIKPRLVGKPIDLLCRIDDRLPSQICGDAGRYRQVLLNLLGNSAKFTDKGEVELSIQVEEETESHLTLHTAIHDTGIGIASDKLDIIFEPFKQADGSTTRKYGGTGLGLSICRRIARLMDGMIWAENNAEQGTTFHFTARLKKADVRPESAPTFSDLQDIRVLIVDDNARGSAIIADMLNSAGLKVDVARDGSAAVQMLNKAHRQNAPHDLCIIDLEISGMSGYEFAENVRDLSFGGKTIPLLAYTSATENITKRGRESGITGFLTRPSRKQVMLRTISRLLGESDLEEKDRKNTAARYIAPRELKQPLKLLLAEDNPVNRKLAKVILTMAGYSLDIVNNGKEAVETYTRSPKEFDAILMDIQMPEMDGLTATRKIRQAGHDSIPIIAMTANAMKGDRKICLEAGMTDYITKPIKREIVYSVLEKWLLDKQENSFLN
- a CDS encoding cytochrome c3 family protein; this encodes MAEKIPESPDQSEKQKYRDELPLLDKFGLSVQTPLGLIGIALTTICFLLTLLGMVLHATGLMENAYAAIVTFLVFPAGAVLGLLLIPVSAYFRRKKWFGDSINKPNLIIDFGKKKHRQMVILVIVLSLVNIGIFSLVIYQAYHFTESDYFCGVVCHSVMEPEYTAYQRSPHAKVGCVSCHIGSGAEWYVKAKLSGLRQVNATITGDYNTPIPAPVEHLRPARDTCEECHWPEKFHGKMVKEFVSFSNDDQQDPLIDEVALHIGGRNPITERFEGIHWHVSDNVKVEYESLNEKRTEIGRVKVTRPSGITEEFSRGDTEPSENQDVEWRTMDCIDCHNRPAHIYDNLEETVDFGLQSEQIEPSIEGIREDSITVLQADYVSRAEAREQIIENLLLLQAERNGSDFVTDNRQALLDSGAYLLKSYLGNIWPRMDITWGTYKSHLGHQFEDEGYGCFRCHNEEHETEFGKTISQSCDLCHDYPE
- a CDS encoding MinD/ParA family ATP-binding protein, whose translation is MAITVSVGSGKGGTGKSMVLANLALLLAREGRRVCVVDLDVGGANAHIFFGLFEPQYSLTDFLTRKVDNLNDVAYCLDAFYDLKLIPGTGDTLQSANMSYQEKMRLLRGIKAIDADIVLIDVGAGTNYHSLDFFMAADLQICITMPEPTAIMDFYRFIQLATLRKALTSFLSQSEVSKTLKQHNFQTITEVFELAEEIEEGSRGKIQDELQSFHPLLIINKVVPGSKLNSLKLKKMASKYLGIYLPELGEIPADALVGESLQAYMPICEYSPKADASLALLVIWQKLTKIIDLCKK
- a CDS encoding cytochrome c3 family protein; protein product: MPKVPFRYALLALLLWSLPSFGVAAVPASVETCLMCHEDVVSAEEFTASVHGPNGCVSCHADLIDEEAHMEGELMPEPVECVRCHKEVTAQHYASVHQLNGIDCSTCHSDIHTVTPWQGDKSIAAAKCGECHDEILEVYEESVHGTAVQADNSDSASCMDCHNLHLVKGFDELEHPESRDFHTDVCLKCHADEDMMERNGVPTVAVATYLNSYHGKNYMLGYPEQVAGCSDCHTSHAILAEENPESSLHPDNLITTCGQCHPNSSAQFVKFHAHGDMTNREQYPILYYTYVGMTTLLVATFAVFWIHTLLWMFRGFVENREKKRLLATGRAPVIAGAHKMYRRFRSIHIFLHLLVIISFLLLALTGIPLKFAGQEWAPLLMGFFGGAANAALLHRVGVIITFLYFFSALVMSTKFLFSGLRSPAEFLERLFGPESLFPNMRDVRDISAMFRWFFFLGPKPSFERWTYWEKFDFFAVFWGMFVIGGSGLMLWFPEYFATVLPGWALNVATIVHSDEALLATGFIFTIHFFNTHMRPEKFPMDFVIFNGEISKEEFIEERTDQWKRYEEMGILDRYIKEKPSGIAYDFFIKGFGFLALFVGIILLLLMFYAFVAGGQHL
- a CDS encoding SIR2 family NAD-dependent protein deacylase, with the translated sequence MKIITSSEKNFCDEAVDCFIKAKKAVALTGAGVSVESGIDDFRSPGGLWSRYPPEEYGSIAVFRRNPEKSWKLFRALGRGLLGKKPNHAHLVLSDLERKGFLRGVITQNIDNLHQESGSENVLEIHGNHRYLQCLNCGDTSKPAASLLEDNSLPRCRWCGHILKPDVVLFGEDVRCYEEINDLLHHCDLLMVIGTSAQVYPAAALPEQVKLSGGMIYEFNIVKTALTNVQGNGSAHSDYFFQGGAASMLRHFRKRLEALTGQ
- a CDS encoding DnaJ C-terminal domain-containing protein is translated as MSNSQDYYKLLGVSRSATKEEIQKAYRKLARKYHPDVNKEKGGEDLFKKINEAQSVLSDPEKRKLYDRYGARWQEAGRQAEPSEDWASQNQWREYGGGFRDAQRGDPFGREEYEDIFSNIFGGSQQSRAYRSTGRTVEAELEVSLDELIHGAAKNISWSSMERSGRTLRPVEHTVQLKMPRGLKDGSVIRLAGKGEKGVGGGPAGDLLLQIKVRPDPRFTLREYDLLTTVPVSPWEAVLGAKITVETIKGKIHLSIPKGCRTGRKLRVRGKGLPHKHGGAGDLLVVIEVHVPSEPTEEERKLFQELHKHSRFNPRESLGQWAAEKTQAE
- a CDS encoding DUF4139 domain-containing protein, with amino-acid sequence MLCRVLVYLPLFVVSLLLCDAAAMVSTSDDQKALSLTVYSSNLALIRDVRRVELLDGEKRLSFEGISPKILPATAVLKGEGLNVIEQNYEFDLLSPQALLQKYVGSEVTIVRKNEKTGEEYHVKAVILSNVNGVVLQVEDHIETDIDGRILYPGIPETLRDKPTLTMLLDGDGVTLEQVELSYLTEGLSWKADYVAELNEAEDRVDLQGWVTVINNSGIDYRDAELQLIAGEVHRAEPQREMMSFAAADMAQPRRAENNKEMRRESMFEYHLYTIERMTSLLANQSKQISLLRENGVVSKEMVLESPNQNYYWSRIGQIEKDVGVEIFLQIKNDAESNFGSPKPAGTVRVYKQDSSGFAQFIGEDGIDHTPENELIEIQLGRSFDVTADRIQTDFTIIKGENDQSRVFESGYEITLKNGKDQPVVVNVKENLPGDWEILEETLSHQKENATTVSWKVKVDAKDSNILRYRVRYVMR
- a CDS encoding YihY/virulence factor BrkB family protein is translated as MVSKFSPSRLIIWADKVPDKKSLHYRVIHTFCRIFLITLQEFKRNELALRAAALTFTVMLSLVPILAMSTAVVKGLGGTDQLKEVIYSYVRTLERDQPTSHLDPEQGISQDIEMLESSLTQHLYSAVDRIFDYVERTNFTTLGTVGVAGILLSVVLVLGNIEMAMNAIWHVESGRSVMRKISDYLALIVLMPISMNIGLAASAVLMNESLLIKFSILMPMDWIQAIILNLIPIFFLALTLYVIYLFFPNTKVKTIPAVIGALFAGFFWFEVQNLYMSLQIGVSKYNAIYGSFATLPLFLMWIYFGWIFILLGAQIAFAYQNKDVLRLVDLQTQPSLKLAVAFDLLDYAYDSFDEGKSVSVELFSKRYPMHDLTLVQDILDQLKKNNLLHTAADNSSIRPSIPREKLDQRRIIKAIIGTTYSETEGGRKSCRILENAANSAAGAPGNEEAKKM